Below is a genomic region from Desulfuromonas sp..
CCAAGCAAGAATTGAGCAGATCGAGATGGCAACAAGTCCGACTGACCAAGTAATTATAGTGACATCTGAAAGGTTAGAAAGTCGACCGAAGATGGCAGCGTAAAGAGCCTCCTCTGGAGCTTTCACTAAATGAGAAAACCAACGAGACACTGAGCCATCTGTTACAACTTGTACAGCGCACAAGCCTAAAAGTCCTACCAAAACTGTTACGTGTCTTTTAAAGCCATCTGTCATAAGTGAAAATGAAAACTTCATCTTCATGGTTCTTTGCCACGATACGTGACTTTCAGGAATCGAGGCTATTAGTGATATACATATAAATTGAAAAACAGAATAGTGCAACCCGATATGGTTGATAAACATCGAAAAATAGGAAAAAACACCTGTAAATCTGTCGTTCGAAAAAGTTCCTAGTGCCGCAATGACCGAAAGAGTTGGAATGAAAGCGGGGAGCAACAAAAAACATGCGGCAATGGGATTATTTTCGACCCAGATCAGCAAGTCTACTTTACTGTAGCGAAGTCGAACTGCCACTGTTACACAAACAACCGTAATGAAACCACCTACAAGCATCCCCAAAAGAGTAATATCTTGGTAATTGTACGCTTGCTGCAAGATCTTGATTGGCGACATGTCCACCGCTTTTGTCGGGGTGAACAAACCTATCAGACCCAGAATGCCGGGCAGAAGACAAAGCGATAACCCGACACGCAAGAACACATAAAAAACCGCGGACCCCATACCTGCTAAAGAAAGGTAGCGGGAAATCCCGGCGCGTGCGAGATTGAGAATGCTTCTACCTACCAATGTTCCTACTAAGGCGCAGGCGAGTAGAACAAGTGAGACCAACAAACCGAGAGTTGCAACTCGCGCCAAACTTTCAGGGCCAGCACTCGCGTACACTTCTCGAAAGAGACGCGAAAGCAAAATATTCGCGGTTTCTGGTTGAGTCCCCGGGTTTGCTCGATAAAGAAAAACCGGGAGCGCCGTTTCAGAGGCCATCAATGCCCCCCCAAACAAACCAAGAAGCATTAGAATTGATTTTGGTATCCGGTTAAAGGCACAAAGCATAAAAAATGACAAACTGATGCGATGGGTTTTCAAATATGGGCGGATTCCTGCGGTGTACCGCTGGAGTGTAGTTGCACAGAAAAAGGCACCTAAAGGCAGCGCTCTTCCAACGCAGACGAGGAGTAACGCAGACGCTCGCCCCCAAGTATCTGTTGCAACGAGTTCACCTTGCATTCCAGACCATGAAGCTAACCGTGTGACCGAATACGCCCAAATACTGCTACCAATGGCAAATTGAACAAAAAGCAGTGCAAGTGCAACAGCGTATCGAAATGTTGGGCGGGCATAAAACGCCAATGTAGCGCCAAATAGCACAGAGAAAACAACGGTAACGAGTGCCGTAAACATCGTGAGTGTCGCACAAGTCAATAGTGTTTCCACATTTTCGCTCACCCACCTCAAAATCATCAAATAAACCTAATCGTGCAGGCGGTCTTTATGCTGCGAATACACATTAAACCATAACTAACGATAAACTTTTCCCCAACCACCATATCAATATTCCTGCACCCTCTTGGCAAGGACTTCCCGCTCTGCCTGGCTCAACGCCTCAGCCTCAGAGATTTCACCACGAATGTACTTCTGAACGTAGGTCGTGAGCGCGCTATTAATGATTTCTGCATCACTACCGGCCTCAAACATGAACACACCTCTGTCCAGAGAATCCCGTAAGGCACGTGCGTAGGGCACACTAGCAATAATTTCATCAGTATAGGCTGTTTTCATTGCCGAGCAGAGGCCTTTTTCAATCAGCCTCTTTTGGTTCTCAGGGGCCAAGACGAACAACATAAACTGTGACGCTGCGTCCAAATGCCGGGAGTTTCGATTGATATAAAACGCTCCGCCAGCTAAGCCAGAAACACGCCCTGGAATCGGAGAAAACCCAAAGCGTGATGTTTCCGAATTACCAGAAAGCGGTTGAACATAGTCGCTCCACATTAGAGCCATCGCCGTCTTGCCTTGAAGCATGATTTCCTGCTGTTGCGAAGCGCCAATGGTGAAGAAATCCCCTGAGGAGGTTGCACGGAGACGCTTGACGTATCGCAATACTTCTTCATTTTTCTTGGTAGAAATAGTGAGAGGTGCCTCCTCCTCCCATCCATTACGCTTTGTGGATGTACCGGTCCCCATTCCAAACAGATAATTAGCTAGTTCGTAATATAGCCAACCATCGGCTGCACCCTGCATGCAAACACCCTTCAAACCAGGCTGCACGTTGGCGAAAAACTCGGCAATGGTAAAATAGTCGCTCCACTCGGATGGCGGAGCCAACGTCTTCCCTGTCGCATCTCTATATTTACGGCGGATGTCAGCATCCTCGAACAGATCCTTATTGTAAACTAGGAGCATCGTATTTGCTGCGAACGGAAAACCAAACTGTTTCGGAATGGATTTCGTGTCTTGTGGGTTACTATAATAGTAGCTCGTTTCGCGAAGAGCATTTTGAAACATTTTTTCGTTTACCAGTAGATCTTCCAGAACTTTATGTGAAAAAACGTTCTCAATATCAACAACGTAATTATTTCGAACATATGGTGCTAAACTAAAATTGTATTGTAAAACAATATCATAATTGCCCTTGCCGTTGCGAAAGTCTGCATCAGCTTTTTGCACCGATTGCTCAAATGTTGCACCTTCAAATTTCAATTCAATGCCAGTTTTTGAAGTGAATTCTTCAGTCAACGAACCGTATGCCCGAAGGTTCGAAGAATCTTCCCCTAAGACAACGATGGTACTCTTAGCGTTAAAAGTTCTCTGTTTAATTACATGGCCAACAAATGCAAAGCCAGCCATTACGGTGAACAATAAAAGGATTTTCCATTTCATAAATTATCACCTCTCGAATAAAGTCCCAACCTGGGGGAGCCTTGCTGCGAAAACTGAGGGCCTTGCCCTACCACTCCTCCCCATAACCTCCCACTCCCGGCCCACCTCACATCCAAAGCCAAATCATCCCCCGGATGAAAATCAAACGCAGGACGAGGGGTCAGGCCTTGCCGTGCCACTTTTTCTACTTCACCCTCAACCCCGTCCCCACAATCTCCCCCTTCCGATCCCACTTCACATGCAAATCCGGATCATCCCCCGGATGAAAAACAAACAGCTTCCTCCCGGCTTTCCGCGAAAGCACCACATCAATCTGAGTCGTCTGATCATCCCGCACCAGCGACTTCAGCACGTCGATCTTCTTCGCCGTCTCCACCCGCAGCGGCCCGTAGGAAAACAACTCGGACCGCGAGTCGGCCTGCAGATCGAGAAAGTAGGTCTTCTTCGGATCAAGCTTCCCGGTCTCGACAAAGACAGAGAAGTGATTAGGGGCGACCGTGTTCTTATGCGTATGCCGGATGGCCCGGGAGGGCTTCTCCACCCCCTTATCAAGCCAACCGAGGCGAATAGCGTAGTCGTTGACCGGGTGCCCTTCCTCGTCGCGGAAGCGGAAATCGAGCTGGGCGAAGGCCGGGCGCTTTTTTTCCACTCGCGTGCGCCGGGTCTCTGCAGCCAACCTGCGGCGCATCCGGGCGTAGCCGGCGTCGTCCTCCACCTTCAGGCAGTCAAGGATCAGCCCCAGAGCCCGGTGGCCCTTCGAAGTCGCTCGCCGCTTGATGCTGTTCATGATCCCCGCCTCGGGGCCGGAATGGACGTAGTCGGCCAGGGCGGCGAAGGGGACATCCTCGATCTCCCCCGCCGGATGGATCGTTCCGTTCTTGGCCTGCAGCAGGTAGCGGCGGCAGTTGAGGTTGCCGGCCGGGACGCGCACCACCATGTCCGAGCCCGGCTCGAAGCCGGCGGGAAGCAGTTTCGCGGCGAACTCGTCGACGAGGCGCTTCTTCTTCACCCGGTCGCCGGTCAGGCAGTAGGGGCGCACCCCCTTGTCCCGCCAAACGGCGGGATCGAACCAGCTCTCGGCGAGGCCCCAGGAGAAGTCACTCCCCAACTCCAGCGCCTTGAGCACCTGCTCGCCGGTGTCGCCGAAATACCGGGCGTGGGCGAGCATGGAGCGGCCGTGGTGGGCGAGGCGCGAGCCGAAGTGCGGCCCGGCGAGAAAGACGAGGTTGCGCAGGGGCCGATGCAGGCAGAAGGCACCGCTGTAGTGGCGGCCGACCCAGTGGCGGGCCACCAGCGCGCCGGTGGAGTGGGTGACGATGTGGAAGGGTCGGCTCCAGTCGCCCCCGAGCTTCTCGTCGAGCGCCGTGTGCATCGCGCGGGCGATGTCGCAGATCTCGACCCGGTCTTCGAGGGAGACGTAGCGGCCGAGGTAGACGTCCTCCAGGGCATAGCCGTGCCG
It encodes:
- a CDS encoding extracellular solute-binding protein; translated protein: MKWKILLLFTVMAGFAFVGHVIKQRTFNAKSTIVVLGEDSSNLRAYGSLTEEFTSKTGIELKFEGATFEQSVQKADADFRNGKGNYDIVLQYNFSLAPYVRNNYVVDIENVFSHKVLEDLLVNEKMFQNALRETSYYYSNPQDTKSIPKQFGFPFAANTMLLVYNKDLFEDADIRRKYRDATGKTLAPPSEWSDYFTIAEFFANVQPGLKGVCMQGAADGWLYYELANYLFGMGTGTSTKRNGWEEEAPLTISTKKNEEVLRYVKRLRATSSGDFFTIGASQQQEIMLQGKTAMALMWSDYVQPLSGNSETSRFGFSPIPGRVSGLAGGAFYINRNSRHLDAASQFMLFVLAPENQKRLIEKGLCSAMKTAYTDEIIASVPYARALRDSLDRGVFMFEAGSDAEIINSALTTYVQKYIRGEISEAEALSQAEREVLAKRVQEY